A region from the uncultured Macellibacteroides sp. genome encodes:
- a CDS encoding HAD family hydrolase: MIKLVIFDLDGTLLNTIADLANSTNYALSQCGFPTHETDEYNFFVGNGINKLFERALPEGERNEENIRLVRHKFLPHYDKFNHCLSSPYPGMPELLHTLQQKGIKLAVASNKYQEATSKLVDHYFPNISFVSVLGLREGIAAKPDPAVVYEILSFASVEKEETLYVGDSGVDMETIKNSGVYGAGVTWGFRPRKELEKFNPDYIIDKAEDILKLI; this comes from the coding sequence ATGATAAAATTAGTAATATTCGATCTTGACGGAACCCTGCTTAATACCATTGCCGACCTGGCAAATAGTACCAATTACGCTCTAAGTCAATGTGGATTTCCAACTCACGAAACAGACGAATATAACTTTTTTGTAGGAAACGGAATTAATAAACTATTTGAACGGGCCTTACCGGAAGGCGAAAGAAATGAAGAAAACATTCGACTTGTACGTCATAAATTCTTACCTCACTACGATAAATTTAACCACTGCCTAAGCAGCCCCTACCCCGGAATGCCCGAACTTCTTCATACGTTGCAGCAAAAAGGGATTAAGCTTGCCGTAGCGTCTAACAAGTATCAGGAAGCCACTAGTAAGCTGGTAGATCATTATTTCCCGAATATATCGTTTGTATCCGTTTTAGGACTACGAGAGGGAATTGCGGCTAAGCCAGACCCCGCTGTGGTATATGAAATACTCTCGTTTGCATCCGTTGAAAAGGAAGAAACACTTTATGTGGGGGATTCCGGTGTAGATATGGAAACAATTAAAAACAGTGGAGTATACGGAGCAGGTGTTACATGGGGATTTCGTCCGCGAAAAGAACTGGAAAAATTTAACCCAGATTATATTATAGATAAAGCAGAAGATATTCTGAAATTAATCTAA
- a CDS encoding lmo0937 family membrane protein produces the protein MGNILYLVAVVLIIFWLIGFFAYSLGSIIHILLVLAIISILVRIISGNKRV, from the coding sequence ATGGGAAATATTCTTTATCTAGTTGCAGTAGTTCTGATAATATTCTGGTTAATTGGTTTTTTTGCCTATAGCCTGGGATCTATTATTCACATACTGCTCGTTTTAGCGATAATCTCTATCCTGGTAAGAATTATATCCGGAAATAAAAGAGTATAA